One window from the genome of Carnobacteriaceae bacterium zg-84 encodes:
- a CDS encoding PTS mannose/fructose/sorbose transporter family subunit IID translates to MTGYNKLEKKDYVKTSLRAFYCQNGFNYSNYQGLGYANVLYPALKKYYGDDQDGLYKALEENCEFYNTNPHFLPFVTSLHLVMLEKNRPVEETRNIKMALMGPLAGIGDSLSQFCLAPLFSTIAASFATDGLILGPIVFFVAMNLILTTIKLSTGLYGYKLGTKIIDKLSEQMGTISKIANIIGVTVISGLVATSVKIMVPITFAAGEVNKQANQSIVSIQGMLDKVAPALLPALFTVLVYYLIKKKKWTTYKLVILTVIIGIIGSWLHILS, encoded by the coding sequence ATGACTGGATATAATAAATTAGAGAAAAAAGATTATGTAAAAACATCTTTAAGAGCATTTTACTGTCAAAACGGATTTAATTACAGCAATTATCAAGGTTTAGGTTATGCGAATGTTTTATATCCTGCTTTGAAAAAATATTATGGTGACGATCAAGACGGTTTATACAAAGCTCTTGAAGAAAACTGTGAATTTTATAATACTAACCCTCATTTCTTACCATTTGTAACAAGTTTACATTTAGTTATGTTAGAAAAAAATAGACCAGTTGAAGAAACACGTAATATTAAAATGGCGCTAATGGGGCCTTTAGCAGGTATTGGAGATTCTTTATCTCAATTCTGTTTAGCTCCTCTATTTTCAACAATTGCTGCATCTTTTGCAACAGATGGATTGATTCTTGGACCAATTGTTTTCTTCGTCGCAATGAACCTTATTTTAACAACAATTAAATTATCAACTGGTTTATATGGTTATAAATTAGGAACAAAAATTATTGATAAATTAAGTGAACAAATGGGAACTATTTCAAAAATTGCTAATATCATTGGTGTAACAGTTATTTCTGGATTAGTTGCAACGTCTGTTAAAATTATGGTACCAATAACATTTGCTGCTGGTGAAGTGAATAAACAAGCAAATCAAAGTATTGTAAGTATTCAAGGTATGTTGGATAAAGTGGCACCAGCATTATTACCAGCTCTATTTACGGTTTTAGTTTACTATTTAATCAAAAAGAAAAAATGGACAACTTATAAACTTGTTATTTTAACAGTTATTATCGGTATTATCGGAAGCTGGTTACATATTTTATCATAA
- a CDS encoding PTS sugar transporter subunit IIB produces MAPNIVMTRVDERLIHGQGQLWVKSLGCNTVIVANDETSEDKIQQTLMKTVIPESVAMRFFSLQKVIDVIHKANPAQTIFIVVKSLEDLLTLVQGGVPITEANIGNIHNANGKEQVTRSIFLGAKDKEAIKELSQKYHVKFNTQTTPSGNDGAAVVDILNYI; encoded by the coding sequence ATGGCACCAAATATTGTAATGACTAGAGTAGATGAACGTTTAATTCATGGACAAGGTCAATTATGGGTAAAATCACTAGGATGTAATACAGTGATTGTAGCAAATGATGAAACAAGTGAAGATAAAATACAACAAACATTGATGAAAACGGTTATTCCGGAATCTGTAGCAATGCGTTTTTTCTCACTTCAAAAAGTGATTGATGTAATACACAAAGCAAATCCTGCCCAAACAATTTTTATTGTTGTAAAAAGTTTGGAAGATTTACTTACTTTAGTACAAGGAGGTGTACCAATTACAGAAGCGAATATCGGAAATATTCATAATGCAAACGGAAAAGAGCAAGTAACACGTTCTATTTTCTTAGGTGCAAAAGACAAAGAAGCGATTAAAGAATTAAGTCAAAAATATCATGTCAAATTTAATACGCAAACAACACCTAGTGGAAATGACGGAGCAGCCGTTGTAGATATTTTAAACTATATTTAA
- a CDS encoding ISL3 family transposase, with protein MLVGIIHQHDFVYKSGQKKRNTCMIKSPQLNKEVFLMDYYTKKLLTLTDKSFIADEHWLEEKTINGIPHHFIKGTWTKPCHTCPHCHAKTLIKHGTYQTKTLLPKFRQIKTVLLLKRTRYRCKTCLKTCSSSCSLVDKHCCISKELKQLIALDLTKNISRKHICQDHFVSDVTVQRVLDKYTKQVKPSFHYLPKVLCIDEFKSVTSHLGKMSFICVDGLTHRIIDVLPSRQLDHLITYFKQFSKKARHSVRYLVMDMNANYGKLIQKVFPNAVIVTDRFHIIQHIHRNLNTLRIKEMNTFKKEEKAYKHLKKYWKLLLKDAFDVNDTDYHYHQSFKTYLTHAQILDRLLDYSPVLKQAYEFVQELRYAYRQRDFESFMEVIHHIDPSLPEWFRKKFDIFKTYQNGIYQAFTTPYSNGITEAINNHIKVIKRIAYGYRRFSYFRLRILIIQHHSQWQKKNVKKVVNG; from the coding sequence GTGTTGGTGGGAATAATCCACCAACACGATTTTGTATATAAAAGTGGACAAAAAAAGAGAAATACCTGTATGATTAAATCACCACAATTAAACAAGGAGGTATTTCTCATGGATTATTATACAAAAAAATTATTGACATTAACAGATAAATCTTTCATAGCTGATGAACATTGGTTAGAAGAAAAAACAATAAATGGTATTCCACACCACTTTATTAAAGGTACTTGGACAAAGCCTTGCCACACCTGTCCACATTGTCATGCTAAAACACTCATCAAACATGGGACATATCAAACGAAAACATTATTACCAAAGTTTAGACAAATCAAAACTGTTTTACTTCTTAAAAGAACCCGTTATCGCTGTAAAACGTGTCTAAAAACCTGTTCTTCTTCGTGTTCTTTAGTCGATAAACATTGTTGTATTTCTAAAGAATTAAAACAACTTATTGCACTTGATTTAACGAAAAATATTTCAAGAAAACATATCTGCCAAGACCACTTTGTATCTGATGTGACCGTACAACGTGTCTTAGATAAATATACAAAACAAGTTAAACCGTCTTTTCATTATCTACCTAAGGTACTATGTATCGACGAATTTAAGTCTGTGACATCTCATTTAGGGAAGATGAGTTTTATCTGTGTAGACGGATTGACGCACCGTATTATTGATGTGTTACCTAGTCGCCAATTAGACCATTTAATCACTTATTTTAAACAATTTTCTAAAAAAGCAAGACATAGCGTTCGCTATCTTGTTATGGATATGAATGCCAATTATGGCAAACTTATTCAGAAGGTTTTTCCTAATGCCGTTATTGTCACAGATAGATTTCATATCATACAACATATACATCGGAATTTAAATACACTACGTATAAAAGAAATGAACACCTTTAAAAAAGAAGAAAAGGCTTATAAACACTTAAAGAAATACTGGAAATTATTATTAAAAGATGCCTTTGATGTAAATGATACAGACTATCACTATCACCAATCCTTTAAAACATATCTGACACACGCACAAATCCTGGATAGATTATTAGACTATAGTCCTGTTTTAAAACAAGCATATGAGTTTGTACAAGAGTTGAGATATGCTTATAGACAGCGAGATTTTGAGTCATTTATGGAGGTTATTCATCATATTGACCCGTCATTACCAGAGTGGTTTAGAAAGAAATTTGATATTTTTAAAACCTATCAGAATGGTATTTATCAAGCTTTTACCACACCTTATTCAAACGGTATCACAGAAGCTATCAACAATCATATTAAAGTCATCAAACGGATTGCCTATGGCTACAGACGTTTTTCTTATTTTAGATTGCGTATTTTAATCATACAACACCATTCTCAGTGGCAGAAAAAGAATGTGAAAAAGGTAGTGAATGGTTAA
- a CDS encoding LacI family DNA-binding transcriptional regulator, with the protein MMKKLTIKDIAEMAQTSKTTVSFYLNGKYEKMSQETRGKIEQVIQETNYKPSIVARSLNSKTTKLIGVLIGDITNSFSNQIVKGIEDIASQNGYQVIIGNSDYNQENEDSYIESMLLLGVDGFIIQPTSTFRKYSRIIEEKKKKMVFFDSQLYEHRTSWVKTNNYDAVYDAIQTCVTKGYENFVIITADTSRISTRIERATGFIDALNDVNIGHDILIIEDKQTVLENIREFLKEIFTREKRTLVFVPNCWALPLVFTVMKELDYDTSRIGLIGFDNTEWTDLSSPRVTTIVQPAFEEGQQATKILIDQIEGKYQEEKQQVLDCVIHWKESTI; encoded by the coding sequence TTGATGAAAAAACTTACCATTAAAGATATTGCAGAAATGGCACAAACGTCAAAAACAACAGTCTCTTTCTATTTAAATGGTAAATATGAGAAAATGTCACAAGAAACTAGGGGGAAAATTGAGCAAGTTATTCAAGAAACGAATTATAAACCCAGTATTGTGGCACGGAGTTTAAATTCAAAAACGACGAAGTTGATTGGCGTATTGATTGGTGATATTACAAATAGTTTTTCAAATCAAATAGTAAAAGGTATTGAGGATATTGCAAGTCAAAATGGATATCAAGTCATCATCGGCAATAGTGATTATAATCAAGAAAATGAAGATAGCTATATAGAAAGCATGCTCTTATTAGGTGTGGATGGATTTATTATTCAACCGACTTCTACGTTTAGAAAATATTCACGTATTATTGAAGAGAAAAAGAAAAAAATGGTATTCTTTGATAGTCAATTATATGAGCATAGAACAAGTTGGGTAAAGACAAATAATTATGATGCTGTTTATGATGCGATTCAAACTTGTGTAACGAAAGGTTACGAAAATTTTGTGATTATTACTGCCGATACTAGTCGTATTAGCACACGTATTGAACGTGCAACAGGATTTATTGATGCGTTAAACGATGTCAATATTGGACATGATATACTGATTATTGAAGATAAGCAAACGGTTTTAGAAAACATTCGTGAATTTTTAAAAGAAATTTTTACAAGAGAGAAACGTACACTTGTATTTGTACCGAATTGTTGGGCTTTACCGCTCGTATTTACTGTGATGAAAGAGTTAGATTATGATACATCTCGAATCGGACTGATTGGATTTGATAATACGGAATGGACAGATTTATCATCTCCACGTGTAACGACGATTGTTCAGCCAGCTTTTGAGGAAGGTCAGCAAGCAACAAAAATTTTAATTGATCAAATAGAAGGTAAATATCAAGAAGAAAAGCAACAAGTTTTAGACTGTGTTATTCATTGGAAAGAGTCTACAATTTAG
- a CDS encoding imidazolonepropionase → MRANKILVHFNQVFCPNDKGYALYGEDMSHAMIIEDGYIAIKDGKILKIGSGNPDKSLIDEQTEIIDYSGKIATPGLIDCHTHLVYGDSRENEFAQKLAGVSYLDILKNGGGILSTVRATRSSSENVLYEKSKHLLDQMLVHGVTTVEAKSGYGLDWETEHKQLKVVKVLEENHVIDLVSTFMGAHAIPEEYKANPDAFVDLIIEEMLPKVKEEQLAEFCDIFCETGVFTPEQSYRLLNAAKALGFKLRIHADEIDSIGGVDVASQLETVSAEHLMKITDEGIEKLRDSHVIGNLLPATTFSLMENTYAPAKKMIEKGVAITLSTDSNPGSCPTANLQFVMQLGCFKMKLQPIQVLNAVTINAAYSVCREKVCGSFDEGKNADIAIFDAPNIDFIFYFFATNLVTDVYKNGRCVVANGAIVK, encoded by the coding sequence ATGAGAGCAAATAAAATTTTAGTACATTTTAATCAAGTGTTCTGTCCAAATGATAAAGGATATGCACTATATGGAGAAGATATGTCCCATGCAATGATTATTGAAGATGGTTATATTGCTATTAAAGATGGAAAAATTTTAAAAATAGGTTCGGGTAATCCTGATAAATCGTTGATAGATGAACAGACGGAAATCATTGATTACAGTGGTAAAATAGCAACACCAGGTCTTATTGATTGTCATACACATTTGGTTTATGGAGATAGTCGTGAAAATGAGTTCGCTCAAAAATTAGCAGGAGTGTCTTATTTAGATATTTTAAAAAATGGTGGAGGTATTTTAAGTACAGTACGTGCGACACGTTCCTCATCAGAAAATGTGTTATATGAAAAATCAAAACATTTGTTAGACCAAATGCTCGTTCATGGTGTGACAACCGTTGAAGCAAAAAGTGGGTATGGGTTAGATTGGGAAACGGAGCATAAGCAATTAAAAGTAGTGAAAGTATTGGAAGAAAATCATGTTATTGACTTAGTGTCTACTTTTATGGGAGCACATGCTATTCCAGAAGAATATAAAGCGAATCCAGATGCTTTTGTTGACTTAATTATTGAAGAAATGCTACCGAAAGTAAAAGAAGAACAATTAGCAGAATTTTGTGATATTTTCTGTGAAACGGGTGTCTTTACACCAGAACAATCTTATCGTTTATTAAATGCTGCCAAGGCATTAGGTTTTAAGTTACGTATTCACGCTGATGAAATTGATTCTATTGGTGGTGTGGATGTTGCAAGCCAATTAGAAACGGTTAGTGCAGAACATTTGATGAAAATAACAGATGAGGGTATTGAAAAATTACGAGATAGTCATGTTATTGGTAATTTATTACCTGCCACAACATTTAGCTTAATGGAAAATACATACGCACCGGCTAAAAAAATGATAGAAAAAGGTGTTGCCATTACTTTGTCAACGGATAGTAATCCAGGAAGTTGTCCAACAGCTAATTTACAATTTGTGATGCAACTAGGTTGTTTTAAAATGAAATTACAACCGATTCAAGTATTAAATGCTGTCACGATAAACGCAGCTTATTCTGTTTGCCGTGAAAAAGTATGTGGTAGTTTTGATGAGGGAAAAAATGCTGACATAGCAATTTTTGATGCACCAAATATTGATTTTATTTTTTATTTCTTTGCTACAAATTTAGTGACAGATGTTTATAAGAATGGGCGTTGTGTTGTTGCAAATGGAGCTATTGTCAAATAA
- a CDS encoding urocanate hydratase produces the protein MIQYKDIEAAMTIKLDDVLPEKTVFQEGIRRAPDRGFRLTKAQTEVALKNALRYIPKKYHEEIIPEFLEELKTRGRIYGYRWYPKERIYGKPIDEYKGKCTAAKAMQVMIDNNLSFEIALYPYELVTYGETGAVCSNWMQYHLIKRYLEEMTDEQTLVVESGHPLGLFKSKKDAPRVIITNGLLVGEYDNQEDWEIAEQMGVTNYGQMTAGGWMYIGPQGIVHGTFNTLLNAGRLKLGIADDGDLTGKLFISSGLGGMSGAQGKAGEIANAVAIIAEVDASRIETRHSQGWISHVRNTPEETVALAQEFLQKGESTSIAYHGNIVDLLEYIDQNNIHVDLLSDQTSCHNVYTGGYCPVGITFEERTRLLAEDQKEFRRLIDVTLERHYNVIKSLTAKGTYFFDYGNAFMKSIYDSGIKEISKNGIDDKDGFIWPSYVEDIMGPMLFDYGYGPFRWVCLSGKHEDLVATDKAAMEAIDPTRRYQDRDNYVWIRDAEKNQLVVGTQARILYQDAMGRVNIALKFNQLVREGKIGPVMLGRDHHDVSGTDSPFRETSNIKDGSNITADMATQCYAGNAARGMSLVALHNGGGVGIGKSINGGFGLVLDGSELCDEIIKSAIAWDTMGGVARRNWARNEHAIETSIEYNKNRAGSDHITIPYLADEDLVKNAVSQLFD, from the coding sequence ATGATTCAATACAAAGATATAGAAGCAGCCATGACAATCAAACTAGATGATGTCCTTCCCGAAAAAACAGTATTTCAAGAAGGAATTCGTCGTGCACCTGATAGAGGATTTCGTTTAACAAAAGCACAAACAGAAGTGGCTTTAAAAAACGCATTACGTTATATTCCTAAAAAATATCACGAAGAAATTATTCCAGAATTTTTAGAAGAATTAAAAACACGTGGTCGTATTTATGGCTATCGTTGGTATCCAAAAGAACGCATTTACGGAAAACCTATTGACGAGTATAAAGGAAAATGTACTGCAGCTAAAGCTATGCAAGTGATGATTGATAATAACCTAAGTTTTGAAATTGCTCTTTACCCTTATGAATTAGTGACGTACGGAGAAACAGGAGCTGTTTGTTCCAACTGGATGCAATATCATTTAATTAAACGTTATTTAGAAGAAATGACAGACGAACAAACATTAGTTGTTGAATCTGGTCATCCATTAGGTTTATTCAAATCTAAAAAAGATGCACCACGTGTTATTATTACAAACGGCTTACTTGTTGGTGAATATGACAATCAAGAAGATTGGGAAATTGCCGAGCAAATGGGCGTCACAAATTATGGACAAATGACAGCTGGTGGTTGGATGTATATTGGTCCTCAAGGTATTGTTCATGGTACTTTCAATACATTATTAAATGCTGGCCGTTTAAAACTTGGCATTGCAGATGACGGCGATTTAACTGGTAAATTATTTATTTCATCTGGTTTAGGTGGTATGAGTGGTGCTCAAGGAAAAGCCGGTGAAATCGCAAATGCTGTGGCTATTATTGCCGAAGTGGATGCATCTCGTATCGAAACACGTCACTCTCAAGGTTGGATTAGCCATGTTCGCAATACACCAGAAGAAACAGTTGCCTTAGCACAAGAATTTTTACAAAAAGGTGAATCTACTTCTATTGCTTATCACGGTAATATTGTTGACTTATTAGAATACATTGACCAAAATAATATCCACGTTGATTTATTATCTGACCAAACATCTTGTCACAATGTTTACACTGGTGGTTATTGTCCAGTCGGCATCACCTTTGAAGAACGTACACGTCTTTTAGCAGAAGACCAAAAAGAATTTAGACGTTTGATTGATGTTACATTAGAACGTCACTATAATGTTATTAAATCATTAACAGCTAAAGGAACTTACTTTTTCGACTATGGTAATGCCTTTATGAAATCTATTTATGACTCAGGTATTAAAGAAATTTCTAAAAATGGCATTGATGACAAAGACGGTTTCATTTGGCCGTCTTATGTGGAAGACATCATGGGCCCTATGTTGTTCGACTATGGGTATGGTCCATTCCGTTGGGTATGTTTAAGTGGTAAACACGAAGATTTAGTTGCAACAGATAAAGCTGCCATGGAAGCCATTGATCCAACTCGTCGTTACCAAGATCGTGATAACTACGTTTGGATTCGTGACGCCGAGAAAAATCAACTAGTTGTTGGTACACAAGCACGTATCTTATACCAAGATGCAATGGGACGTGTTAATATCGCATTGAAATTCAATCAATTAGTACGCGAAGGAAAAATTGGTCCTGTTATGCTAGGCCGTGACCACCATGACGTATCTGGTACAGATTCTCCATTCCGTGAAACATCTAATATTAAAGACGGTAGTAATATCACAGCTGATATGGCAACACAATGTTATGCAGGTAATGCTGCACGTGGTATGAGCTTAGTTGCTTTACACAACGGTGGAGGCGTTGGTATCGGTAAATCAATCAATGGTGGATTTGGTCTAGTATTAGACGGTAGTGAATTATGTGATGAAATCATCAAATCAGCTATCGCTTGGGACACAATGGGTGGCGTTGCTCGTCGCAACTGGGCAAGAAATGAACACGCTATTGAAACTTCTATTGAATACAATAAAAACCGTGCAGGAAGTGATCATATCACAATCCCTTACTTAGCAGATGAAGATTTAGTTAAAAATGCTGTTAGTCAATTATTTGATTAA
- a CDS encoding alginate lyase family protein, with protein MEVEIKKYFATFDKEYCRTYIQTVCADEYKQVKRRIDRLLDNRFIFDRTWDMEPCLVEHQLINMDWTTVYHDDPEWAYMLNRHEYLLDFLVGYLVEENPLYIEKLKWYIFHWINHVTDFFPNSVTTRTLDTGIRCFSWLKIILFLIEWELLDERELTILCQSLQKQIDFLMTYYREKYTLSNWGVLQTTAIIACYHFLADKLEIDDAYLFAIKELEKQLCTQVLEDGTQFEQSILYHVEVYKAIFELVVLVPEMKESIAAILSKMAHYIRMMTTSSGKTVAFGDSDEHDTADLLHASAILLEDSQLLDNHAHLEIYGVMLFGKKGIDLFKILKENNVENTRESAFYKNSGHVCIKEQDSYLFFKNGPIGSAHSHSDQNSFCLYVDNCPIFVDSGRYTYKEEERRYDLKSAYSHSTCLVDGISPDNVVGSWEYDDYPQTLYCDYRHEEAYHYIEGAYLSHRHHHLCVHKRHIVAIGNSAWFVIDEVICEGEHGLSTQFILDDTAVFQHNTVNTLNIMSKVPFTVEPAIISKQYNTIVDTKKLVKHQPFTNQIIDYTLFAKDTVSIRKKDVYQSDGTLLENGLAFEIKDNNKHLLLILVVEEIYKGEKLIVVDDVKVKGKCSIYDKKTNKLHRLK; from the coding sequence ATGGAAGTAGAAATAAAAAAATATTTTGCAACATTTGATAAAGAGTATTGTCGAACATATATTCAAACAGTTTGTGCAGATGAATATAAGCAAGTTAAAAGAAGAATAGATAGATTATTAGATAATCGTTTTATTTTTGATAGAACGTGGGATATGGAACCTTGTCTAGTTGAGCATCAGCTAATAAATATGGATTGGACGACTGTATATCACGATGATCCAGAATGGGCGTATATGTTAAATCGACACGAGTATTTATTAGATTTTCTTGTTGGATATTTAGTTGAGGAAAATCCTCTTTATATTGAGAAATTAAAATGGTATATTTTCCACTGGATAAATCATGTGACCGACTTCTTCCCAAACAGTGTAACAACGAGAACACTTGATACGGGTATTCGTTGTTTTTCTTGGTTAAAAATTATTTTGTTTTTAATAGAGTGGGAACTATTAGATGAGCGTGAATTAACGATTTTGTGTCAATCGCTACAAAAACAAATTGACTTTTTAATGACATACTATCGTGAAAAGTATACATTAAGTAACTGGGGTGTTTTACAAACGACTGCTATTATTGCTTGTTATCATTTTTTAGCAGATAAGCTAGAGATTGATGATGCGTATTTATTTGCAATAAAAGAGTTAGAAAAACAATTATGCACACAAGTTTTAGAAGATGGTACACAATTTGAGCAGTCTATTTTATATCATGTGGAAGTATATAAAGCGATATTTGAGTTAGTTGTTTTAGTTCCAGAAATGAAAGAGAGTATTGCTGCTATATTATCTAAAATGGCTCATTATATTCGTATGATGACGACATCAAGTGGGAAAACAGTAGCTTTTGGGGATAGCGATGAGCATGATACAGCAGATTTATTACATGCTAGTGCTATTCTGTTAGAAGATTCGCAATTATTAGATAATCATGCACATTTAGAAATATATGGTGTAATGTTATTTGGTAAAAAAGGAATTGACTTGTTTAAAATATTAAAAGAAAACAATGTAGAAAATACAAGAGAGTCTGCTTTTTATAAAAACTCGGGACATGTTTGTATTAAAGAACAAGATAGTTATCTTTTCTTTAAAAATGGTCCAATAGGAAGTGCACATTCTCATAGTGATCAAAATAGTTTTTGTTTATATGTAGATAATTGTCCAATTTTTGTTGATTCTGGTCGATACACATATAAAGAAGAGGAAAGACGATATGACTTAAAAAGTGCATATAGTCACTCAACTTGTTTAGTTGATGGTATATCTCCAGATAATGTTGTAGGTTCTTGGGAATATGATGACTATCCTCAAACTTTGTATTGCGATTATCGTCATGAAGAGGCGTATCATTACATAGAGGGAGCATATCTTTCTCATCGTCATCATCATTTATGTGTACATAAGCGACATATTGTTGCTATAGGTAATAGTGCGTGGTTTGTGATTGATGAGGTGATTTGTGAAGGGGAGCATGGATTGAGCACACAGTTTATTTTAGATGATACAGCTGTTTTTCAACATAACACTGTGAATACATTAAATATTATGAGTAAGGTACCTTTTACAGTAGAACCTGCGATTATATCTAAACAATATAATACTATTGTGGATACGAAAAAATTAGTGAAGCACCAACCATTTACAAATCAGATAATTGATTATACTTTATTTGCTAAAGATACTGTATCTATTAGGAAAAAAGACGTTTATCAAAGTGACGGTACTTTATTAGAAAACGGACTTGCATTTGAAATAAAAGACAACAATAAGCATCTTCTTCTTATTTTAGTTGTTGAAGAAATTTATAAGGGAGAAAAATTAATCGTTGTTGATGATGTGAAAGTAAAAGGAAAGTGTAGTATTTATGATAAAAAAACAAATAAATTACATCGTCTGAAATAA
- a CDS encoding PTS mannose/fructose/sorbose/N-acetylgalactosamine transporter subunit IIC: MTISIFQAVLIGLWTAFCFSGMLLGIYTNRCIILSFGVGIILGDVPTALAMGAIGELAYMGFGVGAGGTVPPNPIGPGVFGTLMAITSAGKVTPEAALALSTPIAVAIQFLQTFAYTIRAGAPETAMKHLKNRNIKAFRWTINATVWLFALIGFSLGCVGALSMDTLLHLVDYIPPVLLSGLTVAGKMLPAIGFAMILSVMAKKELIPFVLLGYVCAAYLKIPTIGIAIVGTIFALIEFYHRPEKVVVKEEEKDDWI; encoded by the coding sequence ATGACAATCAGTATATTTCAAGCCGTTTTAATCGGTTTATGGACAGCATTTTGTTTTAGTGGGATGCTTCTTGGAATCTATACAAATAGATGTATTATTTTATCATTTGGTGTAGGTATTATTTTAGGAGATGTTCCAACTGCTCTTGCAATGGGGGCTATTGGTGAATTAGCATATATGGGATTTGGTGTCGGTGCCGGAGGTACAGTACCACCTAATCCAATCGGTCCTGGTGTATTTGGTACATTGATGGCCATTACAAGTGCCGGTAAAGTAACACCAGAAGCAGCGCTTGCTTTATCAACACCAATCGCTGTGGCAATTCAATTTTTACAAACTTTCGCTTATACAATTCGTGCGGGTGCACCAGAAACAGCAATGAAACATTTAAAAAATCGTAATATTAAAGCATTTAGATGGACAATCAATGCAACGGTTTGGTTATTTGCTCTTATCGGTTTCTCATTAGGTTGCGTTGGTGCATTATCAATGGATACATTGTTACATTTAGTTGATTATATTCCACCTGTTTTATTATCAGGATTAACAGTTGCAGGTAAAATGCTTCCTGCTATTGGGTTTGCAATGATTTTATCAGTTATGGCTAAAAAAGAATTGATTCCATTTGTTTTATTAGGATATGTATGTGCTGCATACTTAAAAATTCCAACAATCGGTATTGCAATCGTCGGAACAATTTTCGCTTTAATTGAATTTTATCATCGCCCAGAAAAAGTGGTTGTGAAGGAGGAAGAAAAAGATGACTGGATATAA